A section of the Deltaproteobacteria bacterium genome encodes:
- a CDS encoding tetratricopeptide repeat protein, with product MFRVMTILIGLMTLLTANTATAGMTAPKELKDLYFGEAIYYAFQDDWFDAIARLDAELAQHHRLDEPERDTLYYHINHAEFAVGDFELAYRMHQRAGRAITAVIEGNVEEPVRNEALYRLARIYFHKDQPANAKFAVDRIEGVVPEEIAEDLAFLRAQILMANGNFDEAVGMFRTLQETRKFEGFATYNLGIALLKSGKTKKGRYYIDQAGQVKGDQPLTLAIKDKANLVLGSKMLEEKNYEGAKMTLDRVRLEGPFSNRALLGSGWADAYRGNFERALVPWSALIHREVTDASVQEAMLSLPYAYAKLSVYSKAALLYDSALSKFQTEIGKLDASIKSIRGGYFLKALVQEELKQDANWVVRLRALPQTPETYYLLELMASHDFQESLKNYLDLEQLRKKMETWESDLIAFEDLIAQRSAYYHPLLPDIDKAFRQLDSRMRLRLEQRDRIEKRLKNMLVSPRPDYLATSEERISNARIARLEEMLKGNGSSTNKVIIARVNRLKGILTWNLYTQYDRRLTEAYEHLEELNDEIDLLKKQYTTFVRTRQAATQSYEGYEAVISRLWSRIRGAHEKVDALMDRQGQMLETMAVNELTRRREHLSECEVKARFAVADSYDRATRELSQEKVKK from the coding sequence ATGTTTAGGGTGATGACCATACTTATCGGCTTGATGACGCTGTTAACGGCAAATACGGCAACAGCCGGGATGACTGCGCCCAAAGAGCTCAAAGACCTCTATTTCGGTGAGGCCATCTATTACGCATTTCAAGATGACTGGTTCGATGCCATTGCCAGGCTTGATGCCGAGCTCGCACAGCACCACAGGCTGGACGAACCGGAGCGGGATACGCTTTACTACCATATCAACCACGCCGAATTTGCTGTTGGTGACTTCGAGCTGGCCTACCGGATGCATCAGCGCGCAGGTCGGGCCATAACAGCGGTCATAGAGGGGAACGTGGAAGAACCGGTGCGGAACGAAGCGCTCTACCGCCTGGCACGGATCTATTTTCATAAAGATCAACCGGCTAATGCAAAATTTGCAGTGGACCGCATAGAAGGTGTCGTGCCGGAGGAGATTGCAGAGGACCTGGCCTTTTTGCGCGCGCAAATCCTCATGGCGAACGGGAACTTCGATGAGGCGGTGGGCATGTTCAGAACCCTCCAGGAAACCCGGAAATTCGAAGGATTTGCAACCTACAATCTCGGCATTGCCCTTCTTAAAAGCGGAAAAACGAAAAAGGGGCGTTACTACATCGACCAGGCCGGGCAAGTGAAAGGCGACCAACCGCTCACTCTGGCCATTAAGGACAAGGCCAATCTAGTACTCGGGTCAAAAATGCTGGAGGAAAAAAATTACGAAGGCGCTAAAATGACGCTCGATCGGGTAAGATTGGAGGGTCCTTTTTCCAATCGTGCGCTGTTGGGATCAGGTTGGGCCGATGCCTACCGGGGTAATTTCGAAAGAGCCCTGGTGCCCTGGAGCGCATTGATCCATCGTGAAGTCACTGACGCTTCCGTTCAGGAAGCCATGCTTTCCCTTCCCTATGCCTATGCAAAGCTGAGCGTGTACAGCAAGGCCGCATTGCTGTATGACAGCGCCCTTTCCAAGTTCCAGACCGAAATCGGTAAGCTTGACGCTTCCATCAAAAGCATTCGCGGAGGATATTTTTTAAAAGCGCTGGTACAGGAGGAGCTAAAACAGGATGCAAATTGGGTTGTCAGGTTGCGCGCGCTTCCGCAAACGCCGGAAACCTACTATCTGCTTGAACTGATGGCCTCCCATGATTTCCAGGAATCACTCAAGAACTATCTCGACCTCGAACAGCTGAGAAAAAAGATGGAAACATGGGAATCCGATCTGATTGCTTTCGAAGATCTTATTGCCCAAAGAAGTGCGTATTACCATCCATTGCTGCCGGATATCGACAAGGCGTTTCGTCAACTGGACTCGCGGATGCGTTTGCGTCTTGAACAGCGCGACCGCATAGAAAAGCGACTGAAAAATATGCTGGTATCCCCCCGGCCGGATTATCTGGCCACGTCTGAAGAGCGCATATCCAACGCTCGGATTGCCCGCTTGGAAGAGATGCTGAAAGGCAACGGTTCTTCAACAAACAAAGTCATCATCGCCAGAGTCAACCGATTGAAAGGCATTCTGACGTGGAATCTTTATACCCAGTATGACCGTCGTCTCACGGAAGCCTATGAGCATCTTGAAGAATTGAACGACGAAATTGACCTGTTGAAAAAGCAATACACGACCTTTGTGCGGACCCGGCAGGCTGCCACGCAGAGTTACGAGGGCTACGAAGCGGTCATCAGCAGGCTTTGGTCAAGGATCAGGGGTGCCCATGAAAAAGTGGATGCGCTGATGGATCGCCAGGGCCAAATGCTTGAAACCATGGCCGTAAACGAACTCACCCGTCGGCGTGAACATCTGTCCGAGTGCGAGGTCAAGGCCCGTTTTGCCGTGGCTGACAGCTACGATCGCGCCACCCGGGAATTGTCCCAGGAAAAGGTGAAGAAATGA